A part of Pectobacterium cacticida genomic DNA contains:
- a CDS encoding D-amino-acid transaminase — MQRIVYVDGQFLEENDAKISIFDRGFLFADAVYEVTAVIDGKLVDFPDHLARLQRSCRELSLTLPVTLEALKNIHAELISKNQLKEGAIYLQLSRGNAGDRDFHFPSPDVKSTLVLFTQARSLIDNPKATTGLHILTTEDIRWHRRDIKTVSLLAASLAKEYAHANQADDAFFVENGFITEGSSCNCYLVLHDNTVVTRPLSNDILHGVTRQSLLKLVKKEGIALEERNFTPQEAYHAKEIFVTSATMLVLPVVMLDGKTIGDGKPGKITQRLREIYLDIITQLP, encoded by the coding sequence ATGCAACGTATTGTGTATGTCGATGGACAATTTCTGGAAGAAAATGATGCAAAGATCTCTATATTTGACCGCGGGTTCCTGTTTGCCGATGCGGTTTATGAAGTAACAGCGGTCATTGATGGAAAACTAGTGGATTTCCCCGATCATCTTGCTCGCCTGCAACGCTCCTGTCGTGAGCTATCGCTCACTTTACCCGTCACGCTAGAAGCACTTAAAAATATTCACGCTGAACTCATCAGCAAAAACCAGCTGAAAGAAGGCGCGATCTATTTACAACTCAGCCGGGGCAATGCGGGCGATCGTGATTTTCACTTCCCTTCTCCAGATGTCAAATCAACGCTGGTTTTATTTACTCAGGCGCGTTCGCTGATCGATAACCCCAAAGCCACGACGGGTTTACATATTCTCACCACCGAGGACATTCGCTGGCATCGTCGGGATATCAAGACCGTTAGCCTGCTTGCCGCTAGCCTGGCAAAAGAGTATGCCCACGCGAATCAAGCCGACGATGCCTTCTTTGTCGAAAATGGTTTCATTACTGAGGGAAGTTCCTGCAATTGTTACCTCGTTTTGCATGACAACACGGTGGTTACCCGTCCACTCAGCAACGATATTCTGCACGGTGTTACACGCCAGTCACTACTCAAACTGGTGAAAAAAGAAGGTATTGCACTAGAAGAACGGAATTTTACGCCGCAAGAAGCCTACCATGCCAAAGAGATTTTTGTGACTTCAGCCACAATGCTCGTCCTCCCTGTTGTGATGCTGGACGGGAAAACGATCGGCGACGGCAAGCCAGGAAAAATAACTCAGCGACTCCGTGAAATCTATCTGGATATCATTACTCAGTTGCCATAG
- a CDS encoding DUF3772 domain-containing protein: MKIFSSLLLRVCLLAMLCPVGHVSAVSQDSDSQSVQSGAPVKINVDAELVKLQKQLDSIKQQVSGANNDSKFGALNDATLELVNSADALSNAVTPQRAQIQAQLDVLGPAPESDSSINETSEVTRKRNSLNAQKTKIDAQIEQIQSFRLSATNLSAQIVTLRRNALKTQLALNSGSILGGRFWAPMVTPQTGDIHRLSVFQDQLSAAFAAAWAPDWRYGSVFLILIATIVGGMGRHYLEKYLTWAGINWLPEGRLRRSFLATTSVISTVLTIGIVANLIDFTFTRHGESTERVASFLGELVKQAIFCSMIAGLGRSFLSNQRPSWRLPVIANPVAKAMKPFPVIAAGIILIFGFIEQITVTAGTSVAATIMVNGLSALFLALTAGAIALKSDQVRRQLVHSGAQPEARSTLSGVIHLAVLATAFSILMSLIIGYISLARFLAFELVWVGMVFSCLYLLSTFTTDICESLFSPNNACGKRVKHSLNLDDRHLAQASLILSASCKVLLILMAAVALLNGTLGTTTPLELVQKAIEIWGGKGLETLSIVPAHLVNAAIFLVVGVYVLRSSRRWLEEEFLPKTTLERGIRASLVTLFSNIGYILIILLTLATLGIQWNKLAWIVSALSVGIGFGLQEIVKNFISGLILLTERPVKVGDSVSISGVEGDIRRINVRATEIQLGDRSTVIVPNSQFISQNVRNITMGNPLGVATLALTFPLDSDPEAIRALLLDAYTNHDAILELPAPSVKFSQLTPTGMVLSVTGYVSSPRMVAEAKSDLLFEIIKRLRASNIPLAVPQKMVLENLGEALADTSGEDK, from the coding sequence ATGAAAATTTTTTCATCTTTGCTCTTGCGAGTTTGCTTACTGGCGATGCTATGCCCTGTTGGACATGTATCGGCGGTTAGTCAGGATTCTGATTCTCAGTCTGTGCAGTCCGGTGCTCCCGTAAAAATTAATGTTGATGCTGAGCTAGTCAAGCTACAAAAACAGTTAGATAGCATTAAGCAGCAGGTTTCTGGCGCAAATAATGATAGTAAATTTGGCGCACTGAATGACGCTACACTGGAATTGGTTAATAGCGCCGATGCGCTTTCTAATGCAGTGACGCCGCAGCGCGCGCAAATTCAGGCGCAGTTGGATGTGTTAGGGCCAGCGCCTGAATCTGACTCCAGTATTAATGAAACCAGTGAAGTAACGCGTAAGCGTAATAGTTTGAATGCGCAGAAAACAAAAATAGATGCGCAAATTGAGCAGATTCAGTCTTTTAGACTCAGTGCGACTAATCTGTCGGCACAGATTGTGACGCTGCGTCGTAATGCGTTGAAAACGCAGTTGGCGTTGAATTCTGGCAGTATTCTGGGGGGGCGTTTCTGGGCGCCGATGGTGACGCCGCAAACTGGAGATATACATCGTTTAAGCGTTTTTCAAGATCAGCTCAGCGCTGCTTTTGCGGCTGCATGGGCACCAGACTGGCGTTATGGTTCCGTATTCCTGATTCTGATCGCCACGATTGTGGGGGGGATGGGGCGTCATTATCTGGAAAAATATCTGACCTGGGCCGGGATTAACTGGTTACCGGAAGGGCGATTACGACGTAGTTTCCTGGCCACGACATCAGTTATCTCTACCGTGCTTACTATTGGTATTGTGGCGAATTTGATCGATTTTACGTTCACGCGCCATGGTGAGTCGACGGAACGTGTCGCGTCATTTCTAGGGGAATTGGTAAAACAGGCCATCTTTTGTTCGATGATCGCCGGGTTAGGACGATCCTTTCTTTCAAATCAGCGTCCATCGTGGCGTTTACCCGTGATAGCCAACCCGGTAGCGAAAGCCATGAAGCCGTTTCCGGTAATTGCCGCGGGCATTATTTTGATTTTCGGTTTTATCGAGCAAATTACGGTGACTGCGGGGACATCGGTCGCAGCCACTATCATGGTAAACGGATTATCTGCCCTGTTCTTAGCGCTTACTGCGGGGGCAATTGCGCTGAAAAGTGACCAGGTGCGTCGGCAACTCGTGCATTCGGGCGCCCAGCCGGAAGCGCGTTCGACGTTATCTGGTGTGATTCACCTTGCTGTCTTGGCGACGGCGTTTTCGATACTGATGTCGCTTATCATTGGCTATATTTCTTTGGCCCGTTTCCTGGCGTTCGAGCTGGTGTGGGTTGGCATGGTGTTCTCCTGCCTGTATTTGCTCTCGACATTTACTACCGATATTTGTGAAAGCCTCTTCTCTCCCAACAATGCTTGCGGTAAGCGAGTTAAGCATTCGCTCAATTTAGACGATCGGCACCTGGCGCAGGCCTCCCTGATATTGTCGGCTAGCTGCAAAGTGCTTTTAATTTTAATGGCGGCGGTTGCCTTACTGAATGGTACGCTTGGCACGACTACGCCTCTGGAACTGGTGCAAAAAGCCATTGAAATTTGGGGAGGAAAGGGGCTGGAAACCTTAAGCATTGTGCCTGCCCATTTGGTCAATGCTGCCATTTTTCTGGTTGTGGGGGTGTATGTTTTACGCTCATCAAGACGCTGGTTGGAGGAAGAGTTTCTTCCTAAAACGACATTAGAGCGAGGGATCCGGGCATCGCTGGTCACCTTGTTCAGTAACATCGGCTATATCCTGATTATCTTACTGACATTGGCGACATTGGGGATTCAATGGAACAAGCTGGCATGGATTGTCAGTGCGCTGTCTGTGGGGATTGGTTTTGGCTTACAGGAGATAGTGAAAAACTTTATCTCTGGCCTGATTTTGTTGACGGAGCGTCCGGTAAAAGTAGGGGATTCCGTTAGTATTAGCGGCGTTGAAGGCGATATCCGTCGGATTAATGTGCGCGCAACGGAAATCCAACTGGGTGATCGGTCGACGGTGATCGTGCCGAACTCGCAGTTTATTTCCCAGAATGTGCGCAATATTACCATGGGGAATCCGTTGGGCGTCGCGACGCTGGCATTGACGTTTCCACTGGATAGTGACCCGGAAGCAATCCGTGCTCTGTTACTGGATGCTTATACTAACCATGATGCGATTCTGGAATTGCCTGCGCCATCCGTCAAGTTCAGTCAGTTAACCCCAACGGGCATGGTGCTGAGTGTCACTGGTTATGTCAGTAGCCCGAGAATGGTCGCGGAAGCGAAGAGCGATCTGTTGTTTGAAATCATCAAACGGTTACGGGCATCAAATATCCCACTGGCTGTACCACAAAAGATGGTGCTGGAGAATTTGGGGGAGGCGTTAGCTGATACCTCAGGCGAAGATAAGTAA
- the gspC gene encoding type II secretion system protein GspC: MSRLQAFNDMSFHSLSAIFQSLPAPLMRRIALGLILLLICQQLAVLTRRALLPEDLHPVGVSVTPAQAQSKPAAPGDFTLFGHALDTEEPVINHAALSDDIPLSSLNISLTGVLASDDVKRSIAIIAKDSQQYSRGVGDAVPGYDAKIVTITADRVVIQYQGHYEALDLYQDEKSADTLPLSGTQKPSTGETHQDAFMVQDAFILSPAMDDNVLKGYQLTPGDNPDLFYRAGLQDNDLVVSVNGMDLRDANQARQTIVQLANIREFSLTIERDGQPQDIYLTLDGDH; this comes from the coding sequence ATGTCACGATTACAGGCTTTCAACGATATGTCTTTTCATTCGCTGTCTGCCATTTTTCAGTCACTACCTGCGCCGTTAATGCGGCGCATTGCATTGGGGTTGATCTTGCTGTTGATTTGTCAACAGTTGGCTGTATTAACCCGCCGTGCGCTCCTTCCCGAAGACCTCCATCCTGTTGGGGTATCGGTTACGCCTGCTCAGGCGCAGTCAAAGCCTGCAGCACCGGGCGACTTTACCTTGTTTGGTCATGCCCTCGATACCGAAGAACCAGTGATTAACCACGCCGCATTATCTGACGATATTCCCCTGTCATCGCTAAATATTAGTTTGACTGGGGTATTAGCGAGTGATGATGTTAAGCGCTCTATTGCCATCATCGCAAAAGACAGTCAGCAATATAGCCGCGGCGTTGGTGATGCCGTTCCGGGCTATGATGCCAAAATTGTGACTATCACCGCCGATCGCGTGGTGATTCAATATCAGGGGCATTATGAAGCGTTAGATTTGTATCAGGATGAAAAGTCTGCCGATACGCTGCCATTGTCTGGAACCCAAAAACCATCGACAGGCGAAACGCATCAGGACGCTTTTATGGTGCAGGACGCTTTCATTCTTTCTCCGGCGATGGACGACAATGTCCTAAAAGGGTACCAGTTGACTCCTGGTGACAATCCCGATCTCTTTTACCGCGCTGGTTTGCAGGATAACGACCTCGTGGTGTCTGTAAACGGCATGGATTTGCGTGATGCGAATCAGGCTCGGCAGACGATAGTGCAATTGGCGAATATACGTGAATTTTCATTGACCATTGAACGCGATGGCCAACCGCAGGATATATATCTGACACTGGATGGAGACCACTAA
- the gspD gene encoding type II secretion system secretin GspD gives MTSSVAWSAEFSASFKNTDIQEFINTVSKNLNKTVIIDPSVSGTITVRSYDMMNEEQYYQFFLSVLDVYGFTAVPVDNNVLKIIRSKDAKSTSMPLATDEKPGIGDEVVTRVVPVNNVAARDLAPLLRQLNDNAGAGSVVHYEPSNVLLMTGRAGVIKRLMKIVERVDQTGDRDVTSVPLSYASSTEVVKMINELNKTDEKSALPGMLTANVVADERTNSVLVRGEPNSRQRVIETIKQLDRQQAVQGNTKVIYLKYAKATDLVEVLTGVGDSIQTDQQNALPALRKDISIKAHEQTNSLIVNAAPDIMRDLEQVIAQLDIRRPQVLVEAIIAEVQDADGMNLGVQWANKNAGTTQFTNTGLPITTMMAGAEQYRRDGTTGPASNALSNFNGIAAGFYQGNWSMLMTALSSNSKNDILATPSIVTLDNMEATFNVGQEVPVLAGSQTTSGDNVFQTVERKTVGIKLKVKPQINEGDSVLLEIEQEVSSVADAASSSSADLGATFNTRTVNNAVLVSSGETVVVGGLLDKSTRESTSKVPFLGDIPLLGYLFRSNSQETSKRNLMLFIRPSIIRDRSQYQSASASKYHAFNAEEEKQRNVSNGEGGLLNNDLLRLSQGGNAHTFRHVQASIMAFYPAGRK, from the coding sequence ATGACGTCATCGGTGGCGTGGAGCGCTGAATTTTCCGCCAGTTTTAAAAACACGGATATTCAGGAGTTCATTAATACTGTCAGTAAAAATCTGAATAAGACCGTTATTATCGATCCTTCGGTGAGCGGAACGATTACCGTACGCAGCTATGACATGATGAACGAAGAACAGTATTACCAATTCTTCCTGAGTGTGCTGGATGTGTATGGATTCACTGCGGTTCCAGTGGATAACAATGTCCTGAAAATTATTCGCTCCAAAGATGCAAAATCGACCTCGATGCCGCTGGCTACGGATGAAAAACCGGGCATTGGCGATGAGGTGGTGACGCGTGTTGTGCCCGTCAACAACGTTGCCGCTCGTGATTTGGCGCCGTTGCTACGTCAGTTGAACGATAACGCCGGCGCTGGCAGTGTGGTGCATTATGAGCCGTCGAATGTATTATTGATGACCGGTCGTGCAGGGGTGATAAAGCGGCTGATGAAGATTGTCGAGCGGGTGGATCAGACCGGCGATCGCGATGTCACGAGCGTTCCGCTGTCTTATGCCTCCTCGACAGAAGTCGTCAAAATGATCAATGAACTGAACAAAACGGACGAAAAATCCGCTCTACCAGGCATGTTGACCGCCAATGTCGTGGCGGATGAGCGTACCAACTCGGTACTCGTGAGAGGCGAACCCAATTCCCGCCAGCGTGTTATCGAAACGATTAAACAACTCGATCGCCAGCAGGCGGTGCAAGGCAATACCAAAGTCATCTATCTCAAATATGCTAAGGCGACCGATTTGGTCGAAGTGCTCACTGGCGTAGGCGACAGTATTCAAACCGACCAGCAAAATGCGCTGCCCGCATTACGCAAAGACATATCCATTAAAGCGCATGAACAAACCAACTCGCTGATTGTGAATGCGGCGCCTGACATTATGCGCGACCTGGAACAGGTGATCGCGCAATTGGATATTCGTCGCCCTCAGGTTCTGGTCGAGGCGATCATCGCAGAGGTGCAGGATGCCGATGGGATGAATCTGGGCGTGCAGTGGGCTAATAAAAATGCTGGCACGACACAGTTCACCAATACAGGATTACCGATTACGACCATGATGGCGGGTGCGGAGCAATATCGACGTGATGGAACGACCGGCCCGGCGTCGAATGCGCTTAGCAATTTTAATGGCATTGCCGCAGGTTTTTATCAAGGGAACTGGAGCATGCTGATGACCGCGCTGTCCAGTAATAGCAAAAACGATATTCTGGCGACGCCAAGCATCGTCACCTTGGACAATATGGAAGCGACGTTTAACGTCGGTCAGGAAGTGCCGGTTTTAGCCGGTTCGCAAACAACATCTGGCGATAACGTTTTCCAGACGGTAGAGCGTAAAACGGTCGGTATCAAACTGAAGGTGAAACCGCAAATCAACGAAGGCGATTCGGTTTTACTGGAAATCGAGCAGGAAGTCTCTAGCGTGGCGGACGCCGCTTCCAGCAGCAGCGCCGACTTGGGGGCAACCTTCAATACGCGTACCGTTAATAACGCGGTATTGGTTAGTAGCGGCGAAACTGTGGTAGTCGGGGGGTTGCTGGATAAAAGTACGCGCGAATCTACCAGCAAGGTTCCCTTCCTGGGGGATATTCCTCTGCTTGGATATTTGTTTCGTTCAAACAGTCAGGAGACGTCAAAGCGTAACCTGATGCTGTTTATCCGCCCGTCGATTATCCGCGATCGTAGCCAATATCAGAGCGCTTCTGCCAGTAAGTATCACGCGTTCAATGCCGAAGAAGAAAAGCAGAGAAACGTGAGCAACGGCGAAGGGGGGCTTTTGAATAATGATTTGCTACGACTGTCGCAAGGGGGAAATGCCCATACGTTCCGTCACGTTCAGGCTTCCATTATGGCGTTTTACCCGGCAGGCAGGAAATGA
- a CDS encoding glycoside hydrolase family 28 protein, which translates to MAAFLPGIRFTLCTTFVLSSLVTGCSKGDSTALSVVDRLAAPQNLNVPALAYDDSSVVLVWEKPAKPPAGIKDYRVYMNGTLLGSTLDNQNIHSPAKPYIDNFYNTVDTDNWHVRVNFHNFKVTNLLPETEYRFTVRALYDDGRESADSEAVVQKTTPTPASLYVTHYGAKGDGITNNTLAIQKAIDACTPAAYPQGCKVVVDGGTFKTGALFLHSDMTFEVTKETTLLGSEKGDDYPISRGYYLYPYQSPKLPKRPPSLINVLETDDRGSSHAGTFKNIRIVGQGTIDGNGWLRGLKAGDKNVTETDELKRTLPLYRASKATRVGDDGILAKDQTAKAVAQGMSLDEAYKNRRSSLMTLRGVSNLYLDGLTILNPAYHGVMVLESENVAINALTHTTYDANNADGIEFGNSQNVMVFNNFFDTGDDSVNFAAGYGAEVTTLGQKAQSGAWIFNNYFRRGHGAVVTGSHTGAWIEKIITEDNIMNKTDVGLRMKSRPYYGGGARDVVFRNNAMRDIVKEPFVFTINYKADVNDTLPAAEPAQFRDVTVSDVTVDGTAKRNSIMVDGMTVAEMAKAYKFSFGRDAYHQGLHFENVKFKNVKATDITFLRNSNFKNVIFENVPRAWHFGHIENIRLEDRVNNDAALATRADEIIIREAATE; encoded by the coding sequence ATGGCCGCCTTTTTACCGGGTATTCGTTTCACGCTCTGTACGACATTCGTTCTCAGCAGCTTAGTGACTGGGTGCAGCAAGGGGGATTCAACTGCGCTGTCCGTGGTAGATCGCTTAGCCGCGCCGCAAAATCTCAACGTTCCGGCGTTAGCCTATGACGACAGTAGCGTCGTGCTGGTTTGGGAAAAACCGGCCAAACCGCCAGCTGGCATTAAGGATTACCGTGTCTACATGAATGGAACTCTGTTGGGCAGTACTCTTGATAATCAGAATATCCATTCGCCTGCCAAACCTTACATTGATAACTTCTACAATACGGTCGATACCGATAACTGGCATGTCCGGGTCAATTTCCATAATTTTAAGGTGACGAATCTGTTACCGGAAACGGAATACCGCTTTACCGTGCGCGCACTGTATGACGATGGGCGCGAATCCGCAGATAGCGAAGCCGTCGTGCAGAAAACAACGCCAACGCCTGCGTCACTGTATGTCACTCATTATGGTGCGAAAGGCGATGGCATTACCAACAATACGCTGGCAATACAGAAGGCGATTGACGCATGTACGCCCGCCGCCTATCCGCAGGGATGTAAAGTCGTGGTTGATGGCGGCACATTTAAAACGGGGGCGTTGTTTCTGCATAGCGACATGACGTTTGAGGTGACGAAAGAGACGACGTTGCTCGGGTCGGAAAAGGGCGATGATTACCCGATCTCACGCGGATATTATCTCTATCCTTATCAGTCGCCTAAATTGCCTAAGCGTCCGCCTTCTCTAATTAATGTTCTCGAAACTGACGATCGGGGCAGTAGCCATGCTGGCACCTTTAAAAACATTCGCATTGTCGGGCAGGGGACGATTGACGGCAACGGTTGGCTGCGTGGTCTGAAAGCAGGTGATAAAAACGTTACCGAAACTGATGAATTGAAGAGAACATTGCCACTTTATCGTGCGAGCAAAGCGACCCGAGTTGGCGATGACGGTATTCTGGCCAAAGACCAAACGGCTAAAGCTGTTGCGCAAGGCATGAGCCTGGATGAGGCGTATAAAAATCGTCGATCCAGTCTGATGACACTGCGTGGCGTGAGTAATCTGTATCTGGACGGGTTGACGATTCTGAATCCTGCCTACCATGGCGTGATGGTACTGGAATCTGAAAATGTGGCGATAAATGCACTGACACACACAACCTACGACGCTAATAACGCGGATGGTATTGAATTCGGAAATAGTCAAAATGTTATGGTATTCAATAACTTTTTTGATACCGGCGATGACAGTGTCAACTTTGCGGCCGGCTATGGCGCCGAGGTGACCACACTGGGGCAAAAGGCACAGAGCGGGGCTTGGATCTTCAATAACTATTTCCGTCGTGGTCATGGGGCGGTGGTTACAGGTAGCCATACCGGCGCCTGGATTGAAAAAATCATTACTGAAGATAATATAATGAATAAGACGGATGTGGGCCTGCGCATGAAGAGTCGACCCTATTATGGCGGTGGGGCGCGCGATGTGGTATTCCGTAATAACGCGATGCGTGATATTGTCAAAGAACCGTTTGTCTTCACGATAAACTATAAAGCGGATGTGAACGATACCCTGCCGGCTGCTGAACCTGCGCAGTTCCGCGATGTGACCGTCTCTGACGTCACCGTCGATGGTACGGCGAAGAGAAACAGCATCATGGTTGATGGGATGACCGTAGCTGAAATGGCTAAGGCGTATAAGTTTTCTTTCGGACGTGATGCCTACCATCAGGGCTTGCATTTTGAGAATGTAAAATTCAAAAATGTAAAGGCCACGGATATCACGTTTTTGAGAAACAGTAACTTTAAAAATGTCATTTTCGAGAATGTACCCAGAGCCTGGCATTTTGGCCATATTGAAAATATCAGGCTTGAAGACCGTGTAAATAATGATGCCGCGCTGGCTACTCGCGCTGATGAAATCATCATCCGGGAAGCCGCAACGGAATAA
- the gspB gene encoding type II secretion system assembly factor GspB: MDNASKSPSHSQPAWLTNYPMPGYLMVIYALLFIALGWFSHQRWGSATSSQPPTLSVQAATLPTAPNALVVTPQPPETHAEAPVSMEKKATLPLPAISNDEIPALTYSAHVYTSDEAKRSITLNGQLFHEGDSPIEGLVIEQIQQDMTIFSVRGDAFILEALEDWPGGKFNENERSAIEEREYADP, translated from the coding sequence ATGGATAACGCATCAAAGTCACCGTCTCACTCTCAACCAGCCTGGCTGACCAACTACCCCATGCCTGGTTATCTCATGGTAATTTATGCTCTACTTTTTATCGCGCTCGGCTGGTTCAGCCACCAGCGTTGGGGTAGCGCTACGAGCTCCCAGCCGCCGACGCTGAGCGTTCAGGCCGCCACTTTGCCCACCGCGCCAAACGCACTTGTAGTCACACCCCAGCCCCCGGAAACGCATGCCGAGGCACCAGTCTCTATGGAGAAAAAGGCCACGCTACCGTTGCCAGCTATCAGCAACGATGAGATCCCGGCGCTGACCTACAGCGCGCACGTTTACACATCGGATGAAGCCAAGCGCAGTATCACGCTTAATGGCCAGCTATTCCATGAAGGCGATTCGCCTATAGAAGGGTTGGTTATTGAACAAATTCAGCAGGATATGACTATTTTTAGCGTAAGAGGAGACGCTTTTATTCTGGAAGCCCTGGAAGATTGGCCTGGCGGAAAATTCAATGAAAATGAACGTTCCGCTATTGAAGAAAGAGAATACGCCGATCCTTAG
- the alaC gene encoding alanine transaminase has translation MADSTAPRHFTRIDRLPPYVFNITAELKMAARRRGEDIIDFSMGNPDGPTPPHIVEKLCTVAQREDTHGYSTSRGIPRLRRAIARWYADRYDVDIDPESEAIVTIGSKEGLAHLMLATLDHGDTVLVPNPSYPIHIYGAVIAGAQVRSVPLVDGVDFFNELERAIRESIPKPKMMILGFPSNPTAQCVELDFFERVVKLAKQYNVLVIHDLAYADIVYDGWKAPSIMQVPGAKDIAVEFFTLSKSYNMAGWRIGFMVGNSELVNALARIKSYHDYGTFTPLQVAAIAALEGDQQCVRDIAEQYRQRRNVLVRGLHEAGWMVDEPKASMYVWAKIPEAYAHLGSLEFAKRLLSEAKVCVSPGIGFGDYGDTHVRFALIENQDRIRQAVRGIKTMFRADGILPAAKSVSGKGTSA, from the coding sequence ATGGCTGATTCTACTGCCCCGCGTCATTTTACGCGTATCGATCGTCTCCCCCCGTATGTTTTTAACATCACCGCTGAATTAAAAATGGCTGCGCGTCGTCGTGGCGAAGATATTATTGACTTCAGTATGGGCAATCCCGATGGCCCGACACCTCCTCATATTGTGGAAAAATTGTGTACCGTTGCACAGCGCGAAGATACCCATGGTTATTCTACATCCCGTGGGATACCGCGTTTACGCCGGGCGATAGCTCGCTGGTATGCCGATCGTTATGATGTTGATATCGATCCAGAAAGCGAGGCTATCGTCACAATAGGATCCAAAGAAGGGCTGGCGCACCTGATGCTCGCGACGCTGGATCATGGTGATACCGTGTTGGTGCCCAACCCCAGCTACCCGATTCATATCTATGGCGCGGTAATTGCCGGGGCACAGGTACGTTCCGTGCCGTTGGTGGACGGCGTCGATTTTTTCAATGAATTAGAACGCGCTATTCGCGAGAGTATCCCGAAACCGAAGATGATGATCCTCGGCTTTCCGTCGAACCCGACGGCACAGTGTGTCGAGCTGGACTTTTTTGAACGCGTGGTTAAGCTGGCGAAACAATATAACGTATTGGTCATCCATGATTTGGCCTATGCCGACATCGTTTACGACGGTTGGAAGGCACCATCGATCATGCAGGTTCCTGGCGCGAAGGATATCGCGGTGGAATTCTTTACGCTGTCAAAGAGCTACAACATGGCAGGCTGGCGTATTGGCTTTATGGTCGGAAACTCTGAATTGGTCAATGCATTAGCGCGAATTAAGAGCTACCACGATTACGGTACGTTTACGCCGTTGCAAGTAGCCGCGATCGCGGCGTTGGAAGGCGACCAGCAATGTGTGCGGGATATTGCCGAACAGTATCGTCAGCGACGTAACGTGTTGGTGCGTGGTTTGCATGAGGCCGGCTGGATGGTTGATGAACCGAAGGCCTCGATGTATGTGTGGGCAAAAATCCCTGAGGCTTACGCGCATCTGGGATCGTTAGAGTTTGCCAAACGCCTGCTGTCGGAAGCAAAGGTTTGTGTTTCTCCCGGTATCGGTTTTGGTGATTATGGCGATACGCACGTTAGGTTTGCCTTAATTGAAAATCAGGATCGTATTCGGCAGGCGGTGCGAGGTATTAAGACGATGTTCCGCGCTGACGGTATCCTACCCGCAGCGAAGTCTGTATCCGGCAAGGGAACTTCTGCCTGA
- the gspS gene encoding type II secretion system pilot lipoprotein GspS, with product MSLSLSKFSTLALLCVTLAGCQQTGTPAHKGTVAGQSSAVTVSPNDQLNQLSSLIAATRYLKLACNRSDLPDDETIVNTALTVAKQRDWNIANHQALSQRSDSLYQGLLKDSTPKERQCSEFNRMLTPFISAMHNRS from the coding sequence ATGTCATTATCTTTGTCTAAATTTTCCACGTTAGCGCTGCTTTGCGTCACGCTGGCAGGGTGTCAACAAACGGGAACGCCAGCGCATAAAGGAACGGTGGCGGGGCAGTCTTCTGCGGTAACGGTTTCTCCTAATGATCAACTCAATCAATTGTCGTCACTGATAGCGGCTACGCGTTACCTAAAATTGGCGTGTAACCGAAGCGATCTTCCCGATGATGAGACGATAGTGAATACCGCACTGACGGTGGCGAAACAAAGAGATTGGAATATCGCAAACCATCAGGCTTTATCTCAGCGTAGCGATAGCCTGTATCAGGGGCTATTAAAAGATAGCACGCCAAAAGAGCGACAATGCTCGGAATTCAACCGTATGCTGACGCCTTTTATCAGTGCTATGCACAATCGCAGTTAA